One window of Nocardia nova SH22a genomic DNA carries:
- a CDS encoding DUF4129 domain-containing protein encodes MAGVRTAVSRAIGLIALMACVVFALRGYIPGTGGPHAVSPPSVVTIALMPVLSLVSVVILLAGVFTSQHRLPLAMPDDDREREQQFRLSRFGMVVLIAVAVAAVLTAIVWAVYLLVGGPGEAPSSNPPATATTQAQPTETEAPQRFSGTPELSGDTLIFVAAGAALLVAVAVIGLGVVAVGSRDRRGKPQLLPAPAPAEAPVSLAQVAEMGLAAMMASGSKDARTAIIACYVAMESGLAQAREVAPLASDTPSEVLARAFDRGVLHDASARELVTLFEEARFSPHSILEWQRMRAEQLLRIVLADLQGARL; translated from the coding sequence GTGGCCGGGGTGAGAACGGCGGTTTCACGCGCGATCGGGCTGATCGCACTGATGGCGTGCGTCGTGTTCGCGTTGCGTGGATACATTCCGGGGACAGGTGGCCCGCACGCGGTGTCACCGCCCTCGGTGGTCACGATCGCCCTCATGCCGGTGCTGTCGCTCGTATCGGTGGTCATTCTGCTCGCGGGGGTGTTCACCAGTCAGCATCGGCTGCCGCTGGCCATGCCCGACGACGACCGTGAGCGAGAGCAGCAGTTCCGGTTGAGCCGGTTCGGCATGGTGGTGCTGATCGCGGTCGCGGTGGCCGCCGTGCTGACCGCGATCGTCTGGGCGGTGTATCTGCTCGTCGGCGGGCCCGGCGAGGCGCCTTCATCGAATCCTCCCGCCACGGCCACCACACAGGCCCAGCCCACCGAGACCGAGGCGCCGCAACGCTTCTCCGGAACACCCGAATTGAGCGGTGACACACTGATTTTCGTGGCCGCCGGCGCCGCCCTGCTGGTCGCGGTCGCGGTCATCGGGCTCGGTGTGGTGGCCGTCGGCTCCCGCGACCGCCGCGGGAAACCTCAACTGTTGCCCGCACCGGCCCCAGCGGAGGCGCCGGTGTCACTGGCGCAGGTCGCCGAGATGGGCCTGGCTGCGATGATGGCCTCGGGCAGCAAGGACGCGCGCACCGCGATCATCGCCTGCTACGTCGCGATGGAAAGCGGTCTGGCACAGGCCAGGGAGGTCGCCCCGCTGGCCTCGGATACGCCCTCGGAGGTGCTCGCGCGCGCCTTCGACCGCGGTGTGCTGCACGATGCCTCGGCCCGCGAACTGGTGACCCTCTTCGAGGAGGCCAGGTTCAGCCCGCACTCCATTCTGGAATGGCAGCGCATGCGCGCCGAGCAGTTGCTGCGCATCGTGCTCGCGGATCTGCAGGGGGCGCGACTGTGA
- a CDS encoding AAA family ATPase yields MTTPLDVTIKRTDAVLREIARVVVGKRDELQLIMVAVLSGGHVLIEDLPGLGKTLIARSFATALGLDFTRVQFTPDLLPADLIGSTIYDMASGRFNFRRGPVFANMLLADEINRTPPKTQAALLEAMAEGQVSIDGETFPLPQPFIVLATDNPIEYEGTYPLPEAQLDRFAMQLRLGYLSEKDETQMIRRRLERGAVEPQVGQVVDARGLIEMRQAVEFVTVHPDVVTYVVSLAAATRGHPQVEVGASPRAELDLVQMARARALLLGRDYVIPEDVKALAVPAMAHRITLRPEMWVRRIRGEDVISELLRRLPVPRATST; encoded by the coding sequence ATGACGACACCTTTGGATGTGACCATCAAACGCACCGACGCGGTGCTACGGGAGATCGCCCGGGTCGTGGTCGGCAAACGCGATGAGCTGCAGCTGATCATGGTGGCGGTGCTGTCGGGCGGACACGTCCTGATCGAGGACCTACCGGGCCTGGGCAAAACCCTCATCGCCAGATCCTTCGCCACCGCACTGGGTCTGGACTTCACCCGCGTGCAGTTCACCCCCGATCTACTGCCCGCGGATCTGATCGGCTCGACGATCTACGACATGGCCTCGGGCCGATTCAATTTCCGTCGCGGGCCGGTGTTCGCCAATATGCTGCTCGCCGACGAGATCAACCGCACACCGCCGAAGACACAGGCGGCGCTGCTGGAGGCGATGGCCGAGGGGCAGGTCAGTATCGACGGCGAAACCTTCCCGCTCCCACAGCCTTTCATCGTGCTGGCCACCGACAACCCGATCGAGTACGAGGGCACCTATCCGCTGCCGGAGGCACAGCTGGACCGCTTCGCGATGCAGTTGCGGCTGGGCTACCTGTCGGAGAAGGACGAGACCCAGATGATCCGGCGACGGCTCGAACGCGGTGCGGTCGAGCCGCAGGTCGGGCAGGTGGTGGACGCCCGGGGCCTGATCGAGATGCGCCAGGCGGTCGAATTCGTCACCGTGCACCCGGATGTCGTGACCTACGTGGTCTCGCTGGCGGCGGCGACCCGCGGTCATCCGCAGGTCGAGGTCGGCGCCAGTCCGCGCGCCGAACTGGATCTGGTGCAGATGGCGCGGGCGCGGGCGCTGCTGCTCGGGCGCGATTACGTGATTCCCGAAGATGTGAAGGCGCTGGCGGTTCCGGCGATGGCGCACCGGATCACGCTGCGCCCGGAGATGTGGGTGCGCCGGATTCGCGGAGAGGATGTCATCTCCGAGCTGTTACGCCGGCTGCCCGTGCCGCGGGCGACGTCGACATGA
- a CDS encoding DUF58 domain-containing protein, with translation MRHRDTRSAAEVALRWRPAPLVYMLAVAAAVALALAVTMGRWQLAVFAAPMLGVLATAPIQLSRTRVQVDGGGILRCFESEEVELEVAAFVEDGHALLRCRPEEVSGLDVRVEEASDSGPAPAGLRLSLSTERWGRYPVTVRLTALSPAGLSQASASVPAGEVYVYPVADPQRMRLPRTEFPERIGTHLTRRHGPGVEYADIRAYAPGDELRIVNWPVSARRGRLYVTERFTNRAADVVVLVDTSLQAPGPATDAMELMVRGAAQVAQTALQAGDRTAVVCLGRAPRWLRPDIGRRQFYRIIDTVLGVGDEHIPNVGTLAPHTAVPLGAIVVAFSTLLDTEFALALIDLRKRGHAVVVVDVLRGTPFADGLDPTLARMWQLERTAMYRDMGTVGVDIISWPEGARLDQAMQLVPDHRRLVRVRR, from the coding sequence ATGAGACATCGCGACACCCGATCGGCCGCCGAGGTCGCGCTGCGCTGGCGGCCCGCACCACTGGTCTACATGCTCGCGGTGGCGGCCGCGGTCGCCCTGGCCCTGGCGGTCACGATGGGACGCTGGCAGCTCGCGGTCTTCGCGGCGCCCATGCTGGGCGTGCTGGCCACGGCGCCGATCCAGTTGTCGCGCACCAGGGTTCAGGTCGACGGCGGGGGCATTCTGCGCTGTTTCGAATCCGAAGAGGTCGAACTCGAGGTCGCGGCCTTCGTCGAGGACGGGCACGCGCTGCTGCGCTGCCGCCCGGAGGAGGTGAGCGGACTCGACGTGCGGGTGGAGGAGGCCTCCGACTCCGGTCCGGCGCCCGCGGGGTTGCGGCTGAGCCTGTCGACCGAGCGGTGGGGCCGGTATCCGGTCACCGTCCGGCTCACCGCCCTGAGTCCGGCCGGACTTTCCCAGGCCTCGGCGAGCGTCCCGGCCGGTGAGGTGTACGTGTACCCGGTCGCCGACCCCCAGCGAATGCGCTTGCCGCGCACCGAATTCCCGGAACGCATCGGCACCCACCTGACCCGCAGGCACGGGCCGGGCGTGGAATACGCCGATATCCGCGCCTACGCGCCGGGTGACGAACTGCGCATCGTGAACTGGCCGGTGAGCGCGCGGCGCGGGCGTCTCTACGTCACCGAGCGGTTCACCAACCGCGCCGCGGATGTCGTTGTGCTGGTGGACACTTCGCTGCAGGCGCCCGGCCCGGCCACCGACGCGATGGAACTGATGGTCCGCGGGGCCGCGCAGGTCGCGCAGACCGCACTGCAGGCCGGTGACCGTACCGCGGTGGTCTGCCTGGGCCGTGCGCCGCGCTGGCTGCGGCCCGATATCGGCCGCCGCCAGTTCTATCGCATCATCGACACCGTGCTCGGGGTCGGCGACGAGCACATCCCCAATGTGGGCACCCTCGCACCGCACACCGCGGTGCCGCTCGGCGCGATCGTGGTGGCGTTCTCCACGCTGCTGGACACCGAATTCGCCTTGGCCCTCATCGATCTGCGCAAGCGCGGCCACGCCGTGGTGGTGGTCGACGTGCTGCGCGGCACGCCGTTCGCCGACGGTCTCGATCCCACCCTCGCCCGCATGTGGCAGCTGGAGCGGACCGCCATGTACCGCGATATGGGCACCGTGGGCGTGGACATCATCTCCTGGCCGGAGGGCGCCCGTCTCGATCAGGCGATGCAACTGGTCCCCGACCATCGGCGATTGGTCCGGGTGCGGCGATGA
- a CDS encoding putative quinol monooxygenase, which produces MVIVAGHLVVDPQQRESYLADCADVVEQARNAPGCEEFSISADLIDTDRIVIFERWESRAAVEAFRGSGPSDAQNAAIRAASVAEYDVADTRPLT; this is translated from the coding sequence ATGGTGATCGTCGCGGGCCACCTCGTGGTGGACCCACAACAACGCGAGTCCTACCTCGCCGACTGTGCAGACGTTGTCGAACAGGCGCGTAACGCACCCGGCTGCGAGGAGTTCTCCATATCCGCGGATTTGATCGACACCGACCGCATCGTCATCTTCGAGCGATGGGAATCCCGCGCGGCTGTCGAGGCGTTCCGCGGCAGCGGCCCCTCCGACGCCCAAAACGCCGCGATCCGCGCAGCATCGGTCGCCGAGTACGACGTGGCGGACACCCGACCACTGACCTGA
- a CDS encoding MaoC/PaaZ C-terminal domain-containing protein, with protein MPIDLKTALGAELPSQDFSWTPSDVQLYHLGLGAGERWTDAGELRYLDDTQPQVLPTFATVAPTMRITEPPKVSYPGVEIELAKVVHGSQEIIVHRPIPAEGKATATGRVTELWDKGSAAVLTRELTITDSDGQALWTDRSSIFAKGEGGFGGERGPSNKVELPARTPDFEVLTPTLPQQALLYRMCGDRNPLHSDPAFAHAAGFPNPILHGLCTYGLVCKTATDTVLNSDASRVAGFRARFAGVLYPGETIRSRIWREGNELIIGATVVEREDAAVLSDVRLTIAD; from the coding sequence ATGCCGATCGACTTGAAAACCGCTCTGGGAGCGGAACTTCCGAGCCAGGACTTCTCCTGGACCCCCTCGGACGTCCAGCTGTACCACCTGGGCCTGGGCGCCGGTGAACGCTGGACCGACGCCGGTGAGCTGCGCTACCTCGACGACACACAGCCGCAGGTCCTGCCCACCTTCGCGACCGTGGCCCCGACCATGCGGATCACCGAACCACCCAAGGTGAGCTATCCCGGCGTGGAGATCGAACTGGCGAAGGTCGTGCACGGCAGCCAGGAGATCATCGTGCACCGGCCCATCCCCGCCGAAGGCAAGGCCACCGCGACCGGCCGCGTGACCGAACTGTGGGACAAGGGTTCTGCGGCGGTCCTCACCCGCGAGTTGACCATCACCGACTCCGACGGCCAGGCCCTGTGGACCGACCGCTCCTCCATCTTCGCCAAGGGCGAGGGCGGCTTCGGCGGCGAACGCGGCCCCAGCAACAAGGTCGAACTACCCGCCCGCACACCAGATTTCGAGGTCCTGACCCCCACCCTTCCCCAACAGGCCCTCCTGTACCGCATGTGCGGCGACCGCAACCCCCTGCACTCCGACCCGGCCTTCGCCCACGCCGCAGGCTTCCCGAACCCCATCCTGCACGGCCTGTGCACCTACGGCCTGGTCTGCAAAACCGCCACCGACACGGTCCTGAACTCCGACGCCAGCCGAGTCGCCGGATTCCGCGCCCGCTTCGCCGGTGTGCTGTACCCGGGCGAAACCATCCGCTCGCGCATCTGGCGCGAAGGCAATGAACTGATCATCGGAGCCACCGTGGTCGAGCGCGAGGACGCGGCCGTGCTGAGCGATGTGCGGTTGACCATCGCCGACTGA
- the kstD gene encoding 3-oxosteroid 1-dehydrogenase: MFYMTDREYDVVVVGSGAAGMTAALAAAHHGLRAVLIEKAAHYGGSTARSGGGVWIPGNKALKASGRPDDREEARRYLHSIIGDVVPKEKIDTYIDRGAEAFDFVLDHSPLKMTWVPGYSDYHPEAPGGLGSGRSCEPKPFNLKVLGAEAAKLEPPYAKAPLNVVVMQTDFVRLNLIKRHPKGMMRAMRVGARTYLAKFTGKQIVGMGQAIIAAMRKGLMDANVPVLLDTPLTKLITEDGRVVGVEATVDGEPTVFKARYGVVLGTGGFEHNAEMRTKYQREPITTDWTTGAAANTGDGILAGMEVGADIGFMEDSWWGPTIFKGEGKPWFALAERNLPGAIMVNADGKRFGNESAPYVEAVHTMYGGKWGQGDGPGENIPAWLVFDQRYRNRYIYAGLQPGQRFPSRWMENDNIVKAGSIAELAEKLGVPAENLSNTITRFNAFAEKGVDEDFGRGKSHYDRYYGDPTVKPNPCLAALEQGPFYAAKIVPGDLGTKGGLVTDTAARVLREDGSVIDGLYASGNSSIPVMGHTYAGPGATIGPALTFGYLAVMDIVAKAKQSASE; this comes from the coding sequence GTGTTCTACATGACTGATCGGGAATACGACGTGGTGGTGGTCGGCAGCGGCGCCGCCGGAATGACCGCCGCCCTCGCCGCCGCGCACCACGGCCTGCGTGCGGTGCTCATCGAGAAGGCCGCGCACTACGGCGGTTCGACCGCGCGTAGCGGTGGCGGGGTGTGGATCCCGGGCAACAAGGCGCTCAAGGCGTCCGGGCGGCCCGATGATCGGGAGGAGGCCCGCCGCTACCTGCACAGCATCATCGGCGACGTGGTGCCGAAGGAGAAGATCGACACCTACATCGACCGGGGCGCCGAGGCCTTCGATTTCGTCCTCGATCACTCCCCGCTGAAGATGACCTGGGTGCCGGGCTACTCCGACTACCACCCCGAGGCGCCCGGCGGCCTGGGCTCGGGCCGGTCCTGTGAGCCCAAGCCGTTCAATCTGAAGGTGCTCGGGGCCGAGGCCGCCAAGCTCGAACCGCCGTACGCCAAGGCCCCGCTCAATGTCGTCGTCATGCAGACCGACTTCGTGCGCCTGAACCTGATCAAGCGGCATCCGAAGGGCATGATGCGGGCCATGCGGGTCGGCGCCCGCACCTACCTGGCCAAGTTCACCGGCAAGCAGATCGTGGGCATGGGCCAGGCCATCATCGCGGCCATGCGCAAGGGCCTGATGGACGCGAACGTCCCGGTCCTGCTCGACACTCCCCTGACCAAGCTGATCACCGAGGACGGCCGGGTCGTGGGCGTGGAGGCCACCGTCGACGGTGAGCCGACCGTGTTCAAGGCCCGCTACGGCGTCGTGCTGGGCACCGGCGGTTTCGAGCACAATGCCGAGATGCGCACCAAGTATCAGCGCGAGCCCATCACCACCGACTGGACCACGGGTGCGGCGGCCAATACCGGTGACGGCATCCTCGCGGGCATGGAGGTCGGCGCCGATATCGGCTTCATGGAGGACTCCTGGTGGGGGCCGACCATCTTCAAGGGTGAGGGCAAGCCGTGGTTCGCCCTGGCCGAGCGCAATCTGCCCGGCGCGATCATGGTCAACGCCGACGGGAAGCGATTCGGGAATGAGTCCGCTCCTTACGTCGAGGCCGTGCACACCATGTACGGCGGCAAATGGGGTCAGGGCGACGGTCCGGGCGAGAACATCCCCGCCTGGCTGGTGTTCGACCAGCGTTACCGCAACCGTTACATCTACGCAGGTTTGCAGCCCGGTCAGCGCTTTCCGTCCCGCTGGATGGAAAACGACAACATCGTCAAGGCCGGTTCGATCGCCGAACTCGCCGAGAAGCTGGGCGTACCGGCCGAGAACCTGTCCAACACGATCACCCGCTTCAACGCCTTCGCCGAGAAGGGCGTGGACGAGGACTTCGGCCGCGGCAAGAGCCACTACGACCGCTACTACGGCGACCCGACGGTCAAGCCCAACCCGTGCCTCGCCGCGTTGGAGCAGGGACCGTTCTACGCGGCCAAGATCGTGCCCGGCGACCTCGGCACCAAGGGTGGTCTCGTCACCGACACCGCCGCGCGGGTGCTGCGCGAGGACGGCAGCGTGATCGACGGCCTGTACGCGTCGGGCAACTCCTCGATCCCGGTCATGGGCCACACCTACGCCGGTCCCGGCGCGACCATCGGCCCCGCGCTGACCTTCGGCTACCTCGCGGTGATGGACATCGTCGCGAAGGCGAAGCAGTCGGCGAGCGAGTAG
- a CDS encoding 2-keto-4-pentenoate hydratase, with amino-acid sequence MLSDAVRNELAAELAVAERDRSPIDPLVTRHPAIDVVDAYEIQLLNIRQRLADGAKVVGHKVGLSSKAMQEMMGVDEPDYGHLLADMQVFEDVPVDTSKYLFPRVEVEVGFVLGADLPGEECTEADVLAATVAYAPAIELIDTRIKNWNIALCDTIADNASSAGWVLGPERVAPDRLDIKAIDATLTRNGEVVAEGRSDAVLDDPTIAVAWLARKVASFGVRLKAGDIVLPGSCTRAIDARPGDDFHAEFAGLGSVRLKFS; translated from the coding sequence GTGCTGTCCGACGCGGTACGGAACGAACTGGCCGCGGAGCTCGCGGTCGCCGAACGAGACCGATCGCCGATCGACCCGCTGGTCACCCGGCATCCGGCGATCGATGTGGTCGACGCCTACGAGATTCAGCTGCTCAACATCCGGCAGCGGCTGGCCGACGGCGCGAAAGTGGTCGGGCACAAGGTCGGCCTGTCGTCGAAGGCCATGCAGGAGATGATGGGCGTCGACGAACCCGACTACGGCCATCTGCTCGCCGATATGCAGGTGTTCGAGGATGTCCCCGTCGACACCTCGAAGTATCTGTTCCCGCGCGTCGAGGTCGAGGTCGGCTTCGTGCTGGGCGCGGATCTGCCGGGCGAGGAGTGCACCGAGGCCGATGTGCTGGCCGCGACGGTCGCCTACGCGCCCGCCATCGAACTCATCGACACCCGCATCAAGAACTGGAACATCGCGCTGTGCGACACGATCGCCGACAACGCGTCCTCCGCGGGCTGGGTGCTCGGCCCCGAGCGGGTGGCTCCGGATCGCTTGGACATCAAGGCGATCGACGCGACCCTGACCCGCAACGGCGAGGTCGTCGCCGAGGGCCGCAGTGACGCGGTACTCGACGATCCGACCATCGCGGTGGCCTGGCTGGCCCGCAAGGTCGCCTCGTTCGGGGTGCGGTTGAAGGCCGGTGACATCGTGTTGCCGGGCTCCTGCACCCGTGCCATCGACGCCCGTCCGGGTGACGACTTCCATGCCGAGTTCGCTGGACTCGGTTCCGTCCGTTTGAAATTCAGCTGA
- a CDS encoding acetaldehyde dehydrogenase (acetylating): protein MTGNGKVTAAIVGSGNISTDLLYKLLRSERIEPRWMIGIDPDSEGLKRARGLGLETSAEGADWLLALPEKPDMLFEATSAYVHREYAPKYEAAGIRAVDLTPAAVGPAVVPPVNLGANIDTPNVNMITCGGQATIPIVAAVSRVVEVPYAEIVASVSSVSAGPGTRANIDEFTKTTSKGVETIGGAKRGKAIIILNPAEPPMIMRDTIFAAIPEDADTDAISESIHKMVADIQEYVPGYRLLNEPQFDEPSVVSGGMAKVSVFVEVEGAGDFLPPYAGNLDIMTAAATRVGEVMAEQILTARV from the coding sequence GTGACTGGCAACGGAAAGGTCACAGCCGCGATCGTCGGCTCCGGGAACATCAGCACCGATCTGCTGTACAAACTGCTGCGTTCGGAGCGGATCGAGCCGCGCTGGATGATCGGTATCGATCCGGACAGCGAGGGTTTGAAGCGTGCCCGCGGTCTGGGGCTCGAGACCTCGGCCGAGGGCGCGGACTGGCTGCTCGCGCTGCCGGAGAAGCCGGACATGCTGTTCGAGGCGACCTCGGCGTATGTGCACCGTGAGTACGCGCCGAAGTACGAGGCCGCCGGTATCCGCGCGGTCGATCTGACCCCGGCCGCCGTCGGCCCGGCGGTCGTGCCGCCGGTCAACCTGGGCGCCAATATCGACACCCCGAACGTGAATATGATCACTTGCGGTGGGCAGGCGACGATTCCGATCGTCGCGGCCGTGTCCCGTGTGGTCGAGGTGCCCTACGCCGAGATCGTCGCCTCGGTGTCGTCGGTGTCGGCCGGACCGGGCACCCGCGCCAATATCGACGAGTTCACCAAGACCACCAGCAAGGGCGTCGAGACCATCGGCGGCGCGAAGCGCGGCAAGGCGATCATCATTCTCAACCCGGCCGAGCCGCCGATGATCATGCGCGACACCATCTTCGCCGCGATCCCCGAGGACGCCGACACCGACGCGATCAGCGAATCCATCCACAAGATGGTCGCCGACATCCAGGAATACGTGCCCGGCTATCGCCTGCTCAACGAGCCGCAGTTCGACGAGCCGAGCGTGGTTTCCGGTGGGATGGCGAAGGTTTCGGTCTTCGTGGAGGTCGAGGGCGCGGGCGACTTCTTGCCGCCCTACGCCGGCAACCTCGACATCATGACCGCCGCCGCCACCCGCGTCGGCGAGGTCATGGCCGAACAGATCCTCACGGCTCGGGTCTAG
- the dmpG gene encoding 4-hydroxy-2-oxovalerate aldolase, with amino-acid sequence MNYVLQPFSQELDVRVTDTSLRDGSHHKRHQFTATEVRDIVAAVDAAGVPVIEVTHGDGLGGSSFNYGFSKTPEQELITIAAQTAKQAEIAVLMLPGVGVKEDIKISQDNGASIVRIATHCTEADVSIQHFGYARDLGLETVGFLMMSHSQPPEVLAKQARIMADAGCQCVYVVDSAGALVLDQVTDRIAAVVAELGDDAQVGFHGHENLDLAVANSIYAVKAGAKQIDGSARRFGAGAGNTPVEAFIGVADKIGIKTGIDFFAIADAAEDVVRPVMPQECLLDRQALMMGYAGVYSSFLKHAERQAERYGVSAAEMLVRAGKRKLVGGQEDQLIDIALELQREQAGASA; translated from the coding sequence ATGAACTACGTATTGCAGCCGTTCTCACAGGAACTCGACGTTCGCGTCACCGACACCTCGCTGCGCGACGGCTCTCACCACAAGCGTCACCAGTTCACCGCGACCGAGGTCCGCGATATCGTCGCGGCCGTCGACGCCGCCGGCGTGCCGGTCATCGAGGTCACCCACGGTGACGGTCTGGGCGGTTCCTCGTTCAACTACGGGTTCTCCAAAACCCCTGAGCAGGAACTGATCACGATCGCGGCGCAGACCGCGAAGCAGGCCGAGATCGCGGTCCTCATGCTGCCCGGCGTCGGCGTCAAGGAGGACATCAAGATCTCCCAGGACAACGGCGCGTCGATCGTCCGCATCGCCACTCACTGCACCGAGGCCGACGTCTCGATCCAGCACTTCGGCTACGCCCGCGACCTGGGCCTGGAAACCGTCGGCTTCCTGATGATGTCGCATTCCCAGCCGCCGGAGGTGCTGGCCAAGCAGGCGCGCATCATGGCCGACGCGGGCTGTCAGTGCGTGTACGTCGTGGACTCCGCCGGTGCGCTGGTACTCGACCAGGTGACCGACCGCATCGCCGCGGTCGTCGCCGAACTCGGTGACGACGCCCAGGTGGGCTTCCACGGTCACGAGAACCTCGACCTCGCGGTCGCCAACTCCATCTACGCGGTGAAAGCGGGTGCCAAGCAGATCGACGGCAGCGCAAGGCGTTTCGGCGCCGGTGCGGGCAACACTCCGGTCGAGGCGTTCATCGGTGTCGCCGACAAGATCGGCATCAAGACCGGCATCGACTTCTTCGCCATCGCCGACGCCGCCGAGGACGTGGTGCGCCCGGTCATGCCGCAGGAATGCCTGCTCGACCGCCAGGCCCTGATGATGGGCTACGCCGGGGTGTACTCCAGCTTCCTCAAGCACGCCGAACGCCAGGCCGAGCGGTATGGGGTCTCGGCAGCGGAGATGCTGGTCCGCGCGGGTAAGCGCAAACTCGTCGGCGGCCAGGAGGATCAGCTGATCGACATCGCGCTGGAGCTGCAGCGCGAACAAGCGGGGGCTTCCGCCTGA
- a CDS encoding TetR/AcrR family transcriptional regulator: protein MTKRRAETRQRLLDAAFEAFAEEGFGRCTVEQICERAGFTRGAFYSNFTSLEELFLDMWEARSAEMLRELTGVLESDGDVAVGDLRTGVERVLRAVPLDDKWFRITAEFTAHALRNPPLRRVMVARENAIVAALLPVLEALLSRVGRRVTDREGLGRAVVAVHDGTATQCLLEPGSTTAWDQRVTLFTQVAIAYSVGEDAA from the coding sequence ATGACCAAGCGGCGGGCCGAGACTCGGCAGCGGTTGCTGGATGCGGCGTTCGAAGCCTTCGCCGAGGAGGGGTTCGGGCGGTGCACGGTCGAGCAGATCTGTGAGCGGGCCGGGTTCACGCGCGGTGCGTTCTACTCGAACTTCACCTCGCTCGAAGAGCTGTTCCTCGATATGTGGGAGGCGCGCTCGGCGGAGATGCTGCGGGAGCTGACCGGGGTCCTGGAATCCGACGGCGATGTCGCGGTGGGAGATCTGCGTACCGGGGTGGAGCGGGTGCTGCGGGCGGTTCCCCTGGACGACAAGTGGTTCCGCATCACCGCCGAATTCACCGCACACGCCCTGCGTAACCCGCCGCTGCGCCGGGTGATGGTCGCCCGGGAGAATGCGATCGTCGCCGCCCTGCTGCCCGTCCTCGAGGCATTGCTGTCCCGCGTCGGCCGCCGTGTCACAGACCGGGAGGGCCTGGGCCGTGCGGTAGTCGCCGTACACGACGGCACCGCAACCCAATGCCTGCTCGAACCCGGCAGCACCACCGCATGGGATCAACGGGTCACCCTGTTCACTCAGGTCGCGATTGCCTACAGTGTGGGGGAGGATGCTGCATGA
- a CDS encoding alpha/beta fold hydrolase — MSVAVEGVAGELIAVGRDRIHLCRGGDPGARAVVLIHGFGGSLHWFERVASPLVAAGYQPIRIDLRGHGYTRPVDGRTTVADLGGPAQGRMVADLLDVLDLEDVVVVGHSFGADVALATAHSARVGAVGIIDQAPDYSYAKFPSGNAALANPVLGPVLHRLATPPFVRIGLRYAVAPGFDLCTAFADPDQAVIDYRMMNPAVAQAVVTERRRRLAADPLDAQLARLALPAHVVHGTADRFYDWKPTAQRYRAAGARVDIIEGAGHSPNVERPEQVAELLGEFLRSTAAS; from the coding sequence ATGAGTGTGGCGGTCGAGGGTGTCGCCGGTGAGCTGATCGCCGTCGGCCGGGATCGGATCCATTTATGTCGCGGTGGGGATCCGGGTGCGCGTGCGGTGGTCCTGATCCACGGATTCGGTGGGTCACTGCACTGGTTCGAGCGGGTCGCGTCGCCGCTGGTGGCCGCCGGATATCAGCCGATCCGGATCGACCTGCGCGGGCACGGGTACACGCGCCCGGTGGATGGCCGCACCACCGTCGCAGACCTCGGCGGGCCCGCGCAGGGGCGTATGGTCGCCGATCTTCTCGACGTGCTCGACTTGGAAGACGTTGTGGTCGTGGGTCATTCCTTCGGCGCGGATGTGGCACTGGCGACCGCGCACTCCGCGCGGGTCGGTGCGGTCGGAATCATCGATCAGGCTCCCGATTACAGCTACGCGAAATTCCCCAGTGGCAATGCCGCCCTGGCGAATCCGGTGCTCGGCCCGGTGCTGCACCGGCTGGCGACCCCGCCGTTCGTGCGTATCGGCCTGCGCTACGCCGTGGCGCCCGGATTCGATCTCTGTACCGCCTTCGCCGACCCGGACCAGGCCGTCATCGACTACCGGATGATGAATCCCGCTGTGGCACAAGCTGTTGTCACAGAACGCCGTAGGCGCCTGGCCGCCGACCCGCTGGATGCCCAGCTGGCGCGCCTCGCCCTGCCAGCGCATGTCGTGCACGGCACCGCGGATCGCTTCTACGACTGGAAACCCACCGCGCAGCGGTATCGCGCCGCGGGCGCACGGGTCGACATCATCGAGGGAGCGGGACATTCGCCGAATGTGGAACGCCCCGAACAGGTCGCCGAACTGCTCGGCGAGTTCCTTCGCTCGACAGCGGCTTCCTGA